Part of the Rhizobiales bacterium NRL2 genome is shown below.
CCTGGCACCGGCTGGGCCAAGAAGGAGAAAGCCTACAAGGTCGCGGCAATCGATAGGGTCCAGTCGGCGCTTGCAGAAAATGCAACTGACGAGATTCTCGGCAAAAACGTCTTTGAGATCCTGAAGACCGCCGCGAAGGACGGCCCTCTTGTCAGATGGCAGACCGAGGACGCAATCGCCAAGAATGCCGCGGATTTGCTCGCAGAATTCCACGCGATCATTGGTCGGTTGGTCCGATCCGAGGAGCCGCCAGAGATTGCCTTGGCAACGGCGCATGACTCTCTCGATGCGCTACGCGCGCGTGGTGCTACATCGCTTACCTACGGTGAGCGGATCAATATTCTGTCTTCCGCATTGGCCATGGTGCGACCGAGCGCAATAGCCCCACTCAAGATCACCCGGATCAACGAGGCGTGGGAAGCGCTGACCGGGGAAAAATTGTTCGTAGAAGCCAAGGCAGATATGGTGACGGATTATCGACGCTTGGCTGACGGCTTCGCAAAAATATTCGAAATCATGCGCGACGCGTGGCGGTGGGAACCGCAGGATTGGCTGGACATCCAGGGTTTCCTTTGGATCGCCAACGACAAAACCGTCACCGCACCGGTGGACGCGGACGAAACCGCCGACAAAAGTGAACCCCCGGAGAAGCCGATGTCGATCTCGCCCGTAAACCTCATTCTTTACGGCCCGCCCGGGACAGGAAAGACTTTTTCGACCGCAGTCGAGGCGGTGGAGTTGTGCGGCGAGCTGGTCCCGGAAGATCGCGCCGAGCTCATGACAGCCTACCAACGGCTTTTGGCGGCCGGGCGCATCGAGTTCGTCACCTTCCACCAGTCGATGAGCTACGAGGAGTTCGTCGAGGGCCTGCGACCGGAGACACAGGGCGCAGAAGGCCAAGAACTGGACGCCGACGAACTAGATGCAGCCGGTTTCCGCCTCAAGGTCGAGGATGGCATTTTCAAGCGGATCTGCGAACGGGCTCGCTTGGACCCAGGCGAAGATTCGGGCGATGGCCGGCTCGATCGCACGCGTCCAATCTTTAAGGTCGCCCTCGGAAGACGGCTCCAGGAAGAGGAGCAAATCAAGACCGCTCTTGATGCTAACGAAATCCGCCATGGCTGGGGTGGAGAGATCGATTGGTCGGATGAGCAGTTTGAAGACTGGACGGAAATCAAGGCCGAGTTGAAACGCCAGACTGGCAAGGAAGTCAGCGGCCATGCTGGCGAGCTCGTCTGCACCTTTTCCTTTCGCTCGGATATGCAGGTAGGTGACTACGTCGTCGTTTCAGATGGGCGTGACAGAATGCGCGCCTTCGGCACGATCACGAGCAACTACTTCTTTGACGCTGATGCCGAACGTCATCCCCACCGTCGGAAGGTCGAATGGCTCTGGCGCGATGACCAAGGAACGGAGCGTGCGAGATTTTATCCCAATGGTTTCCGGCAACACACCGTCTACAAATTGAATGGCGCTCTGGTCGACTGGGATGGCTTGGAGAATATTGTTTTCGGCGTGGACAGATCGGTCCCCGCGGAAAGCGCTCGCCCCCACGTCCTCATCATCGATGAGATCAATCGGGCGAACATCTCTAAGGTCTTCGGCGAGCTCATTACGCTTCTAGAGCCCGACAAGAGGCTGCGGGCTGAAAACGAGATCCGGCTCACGCTGTCCTATTCCAAGCGTCTTTTCGGCGTGCCGGCAAACCTCCATGTGATTGGCACAATGAACACCGCCGACCGTTCGATTGCGCTACTCGACACCGCACTCAGGCGCCGCTTCACCTTCCGCGAGATGATGCCAGACGCATCCGTCCTCAAAGAAGCTGCCCAGAAATGCGGGGCCGCCCTGCCGCAAATTCTCTCCACGATCAACGAGCGGATCGAGTACCTCTACGACCGTGAACATCAGATCGGTCATGCCTATTTCACTGCGTGCATCTCCCGAACTGATGTCGACGAGGTCATGCGCCACAAGGTCATCCCACTCTTGGCAGAATATTTCTTCGAAGACTGGGCCAAGATCGCAGCAGTGCTCGGCGATTTGGAGTCGCACGAGGGCTCGATCACTGGCGGCTTTCTCAAGCGCTCGGTCCTGAAGGCACCTCCAGGTCTTGAGGATGGTGACGCGGCTCCCCGGTTTCGTTGGGAAGTGCGCTCGAAAGTTGAAGGCTTCGACTACGGTAAGTTGGTCAGTCCATGATCCGCCGTACGATCCGCGAATGGGAGCGCATCGGCTACGGATCTGGCAACGCCGAGATTCCCGAAGCGCAGGCAGATCGCCTCGCCGCGGTCGCGCGGGCGTCGGTCTTTTCCGGTCGCGGGGGCGAGGGTGTGCTGGAGCATGGACGCAAAGGACTTCGCGCACGTGGCGTCGTTGGCGTCATTGCCACTCCAGACTGCCAGCTCGAGATTCTTCCAAAGATCGAGGGAGGCGGAGAGACCGAAGTCTCCGATACAACCCTCCGTGCGCGACTCATCCACATGCTCGCGGTGACCTACGATCTGCCAATCGAAGCCGGCACCATGACGCAGCTCGGTTGGCAGCGCGAGACAGTGCTCGAATTGCTAATCCGCCTGTTCTGCACGAAGTTAACGGATGCGGTCCGCCAAGGGATGCCGCGCCACTACCTCGAACACGAAGATAACCTGCCCGCCCTCCGAGGTCGGCTGGACGTAACTCGTCAATTCTCCACGCTCGCGCTCTCTCCACAGAAGCTTGCGTGCCGTTTCGACGCCCTTTCGCCGGACATCGCGCTGAACCAGGTCATGCGAGCAGCGGTCCGCAAGCTGTCGCGGCAGACCGCGGCGCCGGATAACCAACGCGCGTTGCGCGAATTGGCTTTCGTGTACGCCGACGTCGCCGACGTCCCCCCGATCGCGCTTCAGTGGGATCGGATTGTCCTCGATCGTACGAACCGGCGTTGGCGGGATCTTCTGTCCCTAGCCCGTCTCTTTCTTTCGGATCGGCACCAGAAGACGAGCGCCGGGGCTATCGACGGCCATGCACTGCTCTTTGAGATGAACGTTCTGTTCGAAATGTATGTCGAACGGATCCTGTCGCGGGCTCTTTCTGGCACGGAATTCCGCGCATCATCGCAAGGGGGACACCGGGATTGTCTTTACGAGGGCGACATCGGCCGGTTCCGGACGCGTCCCGACCTCATCATCCGGAAAGGCGAGCAGATCGCGCTCATCATCGATACTAAGTGGAAACGCATGACCCCGCGCATCGACGACCCTAAGCAAGGCGTCAGCCAAGCGGACGTGTACCA
Proteins encoded:
- a CDS encoding restriction endonuclease, encoding MIRRTIREWERIGYGSGNAEIPEAQADRLAAVARASVFSGRGGEGVLEHGRKGLRARGVVGVIATPDCQLEILPKIEGGGETEVSDTTLRARLIHMLAVTYDLPIEAGTMTQLGWQRETVLELLIRLFCTKLTDAVRQGMPRHYLEHEDNLPALRGRLDVTRQFSTLALSPQKLACRFDALSPDIALNQVMRAAVRKLSRQTAAPDNQRALRELAFVYADVADVPPIALQWDRIVLDRTNRRWRDLLSLARLFLSDRHQKTSAGAIDGHALLFEMNVLFEMYVERILSRALSGTEFRASSQGGHRDCLYEGDIGRFRTRPDLIIRKGEQIALIIDTKWKRMTPRIDDPKQGVSQADVYQLMAYGRLYNCPKVILLYPHHGDLPTEPIRRWYSIATTDSDEKLIVATQDLAGTQRDHRDALRQLVLSCLDHEDRPEAHGKAGEPLVEAL